A portion of the Myxococcus stipitatus genome contains these proteins:
- a CDS encoding lipase family protein, translated as MASTPAQLAVTLSAVSYLGQFDPNSKRYTLMDQALAATLDGGWQVAWGPATQGEDLVYVAANTAGQYAVVVRGTLFTRIEDLIQDKDIGTQVALPFSAPSFPGAAISSGAGKVWSNVVAMESSVGPGQGALLPFLQALPQGTSLLVTGHSLGGQVATVLAAWFQSTLTNVTVQPITFAAPTAGNPAFATAFTQVFPDAGRYFNSLDVVPRAWTADGLTSIKDLYPGGPQCGPLCKAAVDWALDTLEKNGLTYQQPGAGTQLTGQLYSVGLLGAFETEVDDQHRALYYMDLLGIPLSTIQKIDDQWAPPSSSAAVRAAG; from the coding sequence ATGGCCTCCACCCCCGCGCAGCTCGCCGTCACCCTCTCCGCCGTCTCGTACCTGGGGCAGTTCGACCCGAACTCGAAGCGCTACACCTTGATGGACCAGGCGCTCGCGGCCACCCTCGACGGGGGCTGGCAGGTGGCGTGGGGTCCGGCGACGCAGGGCGAGGACCTGGTCTACGTCGCGGCCAACACCGCCGGCCAGTACGCGGTGGTGGTGCGCGGCACGCTGTTCACCCGCATCGAGGACCTCATCCAGGACAAGGACATCGGCACGCAGGTGGCGCTGCCCTTCTCGGCGCCCTCGTTCCCCGGCGCCGCCATCTCCTCGGGCGCGGGGAAGGTGTGGAGCAACGTCGTCGCCATGGAGTCCAGCGTGGGCCCGGGCCAGGGCGCGCTGCTGCCCTTCCTCCAGGCCCTGCCCCAGGGCACGTCGCTGCTCGTCACCGGCCACAGCCTGGGGGGACAGGTGGCCACCGTGCTCGCGGCCTGGTTCCAGTCCACGCTCACGAACGTGACGGTGCAGCCCATCACCTTCGCCGCGCCCACCGCGGGCAACCCCGCCTTCGCCACGGCCTTCACGCAGGTGTTCCCCGACGCGGGGCGCTACTTCAACTCGCTCGACGTGGTGCCCCGGGCCTGGACGGCCGACGGGCTCACGTCCATCAAGGACCTGTACCCTGGCGGTCCCCAGTGCGGACCGCTGTGCAAGGCGGCCGTGGACTGGGCGCTCGACACGCTCGAGAAGAACGGGCTCACCTACCAGCAGCCGGGCGCCGGCACGCAGCTCACCGGGCAGCTCTATTCCGTGGGCCTGCTGGGCGCCTTCGAGACCGAGGTCGACGACCAGCACCGCGCCCTCTACTACATGGACCTGCTCGGCATCCCGCTGTCCACCATCCAGAAGATCGACGACCAGTGGGCACCGCCTTCGTCGTCCGCGGCGGTGCGCGCGGCGGGCTGA
- a CDS encoding SDR family oxidoreductase gives MTTLEGKTLFITGASRGIGKAIALRAARDGANIVIAAKTTEPHPKLPGTIYTAAEEIEKAGGRALPCMVDIRDERQIADAVAQAVAKFGGIDILVNNASAISLTGTEDTPMKRFDLMHGINTRGTFACSQACLPYLKKASNPHILNNSPPLNMEARWFAPHVAYTMAKYGMSMCVLGMAEELRSEGIAVNALWPRTVIATAAVQNLLGGDETIRGSRKPEIMADAAYAILTKPSRSFTGNFCIDEDVLRAEGVTDLDQYQSVPGAELFPDYFI, from the coding sequence ATGACGACACTCGAGGGGAAGACGCTGTTCATCACCGGAGCCAGCCGAGGCATCGGCAAGGCGATCGCCCTCCGGGCCGCGCGCGACGGCGCCAACATCGTCATCGCCGCGAAGACGACGGAGCCGCACCCCAAGCTGCCGGGCACCATCTACACGGCCGCGGAGGAAATCGAGAAGGCGGGTGGCCGCGCGCTGCCCTGCATGGTGGACATCCGCGACGAGCGGCAGATCGCCGACGCCGTCGCGCAAGCGGTGGCGAAGTTCGGTGGCATCGACATCCTGGTGAACAACGCCAGCGCCATCAGCCTCACCGGCACCGAGGACACGCCGATGAAGCGCTTCGACCTGATGCACGGCATCAACACGCGCGGCACCTTCGCGTGCTCGCAGGCCTGCCTCCCCTACCTCAAGAAGGCCAGCAACCCGCACATCCTCAACAACTCGCCGCCGCTCAACATGGAGGCGCGCTGGTTCGCACCCCACGTCGCGTACACCATGGCCAAGTACGGCATGAGCATGTGCGTGTTGGGCATGGCGGAGGAGCTGCGCTCGGAGGGCATCGCCGTCAACGCGCTGTGGCCTCGCACCGTCATCGCCACCGCCGCCGTGCAGAACCTGCTGGGCGGCGACGAGACGATTCGCGGCAGCCGCAAGCCCGAAATCATGGCGGACGCCGCCTACGCCATCCTCACCAAGCCCAGCCGGAGCTTCACCGGCAACTTCTGCATCGACGAGGACGTGCTGCGCGCCGAGGGCGTCACGGACCTGGACCAGTACCAGTCCGTCCCCGGCGCGGAGCTGTTCCCCGACTACTTCATCTGA
- a CDS encoding protocatechuate 3,4-dioxygenase, with translation MSDKHDTAPTGMTRRRVLRGMGLTLAAIPLIQVVACGGEDDPTPPGTGDSGTGEADASTDSGTAASAWATGGTAVMSGDYVDPFTAGLGETCTLTCAATLGPCYAQTLVRKDISEGHDGLPVRLAFLVVNEKCEPVPGASIDIWHAAPEGLYSGEDASTFCTADDPSATSARWFRGVQVTDAHGRADFDTCFPGWYSSRTVHIHFTIRIGEAEHVTSQLFFDDALNDEIIDHEPLYNTRGPRDTTNANDNVVSAESVGNYLFQTARQADGAMLAWKTLVIRSSLDAAQCQIPGGGGGGGGPPPGDGGMGPPPGDGGMGPPPGWDGGLPPLPPDSGT, from the coding sequence ATGAGCGACAAGCACGACACGGCGCCCACGGGGATGACACGCCGGAGGGTGTTGCGCGGCATGGGACTGACGCTGGCGGCGATTCCGTTGATCCAGGTCGTCGCCTGTGGCGGCGAGGACGACCCCACCCCGCCCGGGACGGGTGACTCCGGCACCGGAGAGGCGGACGCGAGCACGGACTCCGGCACCGCGGCCAGCGCGTGGGCCACGGGTGGCACCGCCGTCATGTCCGGCGACTACGTGGACCCCTTCACGGCGGGCCTGGGCGAGACGTGCACGCTGACGTGCGCGGCGACGCTGGGGCCCTGCTATGCCCAGACACTGGTGCGCAAGGACATCAGCGAGGGCCACGACGGGCTGCCGGTGCGCCTGGCCTTCCTCGTGGTGAACGAGAAGTGCGAGCCGGTGCCTGGCGCCTCCATCGACATCTGGCACGCCGCGCCGGAGGGGCTCTACTCGGGTGAGGACGCCAGCACGTTCTGCACCGCGGACGACCCGTCCGCCACCTCCGCGCGGTGGTTCCGAGGCGTGCAGGTGACGGACGCCCACGGTCGCGCGGATTTCGACACGTGCTTCCCCGGTTGGTACAGCAGCCGCACCGTCCACATCCACTTCACCATCCGCATCGGCGAGGCGGAGCACGTGACGTCGCAGCTGTTCTTCGACGACGCGCTCAACGACGAAATCATCGACCACGAACCGCTGTACAACACGCGCGGCCCGCGCGACACGACCAACGCGAACGACAACGTCGTGTCCGCGGAGTCCGTGGGCAACTACCTCTTCCAGACCGCGCGACAGGCGGACGGCGCGATGCTGGCGTGGAAGACGCTCGTCATCCGCTCCTCGCTGGACGCCGCGCAGTGCCAGATTCCGGGCGGCGGCGGGGGCGGCGGTGGACCTCCGCCGGGCGATGGCGGCATGGGTCCTCCGCCGGGTGACGGTGGCATGGGCCCGCCGCCGGGCTGGGACGGCGGCCTGCCCCCGCTCCCGCCCGACTCGGGGACCTGA
- a CDS encoding LysR family transcriptional regulator has product MDISWDDARLFLAIAETGSFSGAARRLRIGQPTVSRRLAALEYGVGAKLFRRGVEGAALTAAGERLLQPARKMAEWAGELQRAAESTDTSPKGVVRVTASPFVSFDFLAPFAAHVARKHPGLRLEVQSSVAYVDLGRGEADLALRLRAPAQEDLKLVYTLDVRNTVFVSKTLKEKLPRRPTLQQLPWVAWAPPYEALPPNPQLEALIPGFSPAFTADNFLVMLAAAEAGLGAMVLAHVPHRFLRPRDLVPLDMDLGPHAWSQLHLVCAKSALDIPRVRRVSELLVEELERAKRR; this is encoded by the coding sequence ATGGATATCTCCTGGGATGACGCGCGGCTGTTCCTGGCCATCGCGGAGACGGGCAGCTTCAGCGGCGCGGCGCGGCGGCTGCGCATCGGCCAGCCCACGGTGAGTCGGCGGCTGGCCGCGCTGGAGTACGGCGTGGGCGCGAAGCTGTTCCGGCGCGGGGTGGAGGGCGCGGCGCTCACCGCGGCGGGAGAGCGGCTGCTCCAGCCCGCTCGGAAGATGGCGGAGTGGGCGGGGGAGCTGCAGCGCGCGGCCGAGTCCACGGACACGTCTCCGAAGGGCGTGGTGCGCGTGACGGCGAGCCCCTTCGTGAGCTTCGACTTCCTGGCGCCCTTCGCCGCGCACGTGGCGCGCAAGCACCCGGGGCTGCGGCTGGAGGTGCAGTCCTCCGTCGCCTACGTGGACCTGGGGCGCGGCGAGGCCGACCTCGCGCTGCGCCTGCGCGCCCCCGCCCAGGAGGACCTGAAGCTCGTCTACACGCTGGACGTGCGCAACACGGTGTTCGTCTCCAAGACGCTGAAGGAGAAGCTGCCGCGCCGCCCGACGCTCCAGCAGCTGCCGTGGGTGGCGTGGGCTCCGCCCTACGAGGCGCTGCCGCCCAACCCTCAACTGGAGGCCCTCATCCCGGGCTTCTCCCCGGCTTTCACCGCGGACAACTTCCTGGTGATGCTCGCGGCGGCGGAGGCGGGCCTGGGCGCGATGGTGTTGGCCCACGTCCCGCATCGCTTCCTCCGGCCTCGCGACCTGGTGCCCCTGGACATGGACCTGGGGCCCCACGCTTGGAGTCAGCTCCACCTCGTCTGCGCGAAGTCCGCCCTGGACATCCCGCGCGTGCGCAGGGTGTCGGAGCTGCTGGTGGAGGAGCTGGAGCGCGCGAAGCGCCGCTGA
- a CDS encoding MBL fold metallo-hydrolase: MNAKRIAFAVAALVGLLVTAVGVVAVLALTGALDTATTSHPVQRSSLGVARPSNDLLALLDQPGPVELETVASADWAVERSGLINLKHPTAKSSGLVDGDEPIQVFFHALRHPTKGLYIVDTGIEVALRDAPEKSAIQGIVASALHLEKLKAHQPLGEWLAKQPGPLAGVFLTHLHLDHVTGMADVPANTPVYTGPGEAAAASPLNLLVKPNTDRALAGKAPISEWAYTHENQGLFEGAVDVFGDGSVWALWVPGHTPGSTAYLVRSTKGPVLLTGDASHTRWGWEHDVEPGTFTQDAPRGVGSFKKLRDFAAAHPNVDVRLGHQH, from the coding sequence ATGAACGCCAAGCGCATCGCCTTCGCCGTCGCCGCCCTCGTCGGCCTCCTCGTCACCGCCGTTGGCGTGGTCGCCGTCCTCGCGCTCACCGGAGCACTCGACACGGCCACCACGTCCCACCCCGTGCAGCGCTCGTCGCTGGGAGTGGCGCGCCCGTCGAACGACCTGCTCGCGCTGCTGGACCAGCCCGGCCCCGTGGAGCTGGAGACGGTGGCCTCCGCGGACTGGGCCGTGGAGCGCAGCGGCCTCATCAACCTGAAGCACCCCACCGCGAAGTCCTCGGGGCTGGTGGACGGCGACGAGCCCATCCAGGTCTTCTTCCACGCCCTGCGCCACCCGACGAAGGGGCTCTACATCGTCGACACCGGCATCGAGGTCGCGCTGCGCGACGCGCCGGAGAAGTCCGCCATCCAGGGCATCGTCGCCAGCGCCCTGCACCTGGAGAAGCTGAAGGCGCACCAGCCGCTGGGGGAGTGGCTGGCGAAGCAGCCGGGGCCGCTGGCGGGCGTGTTCCTCACCCACCTGCACCTGGACCACGTCACCGGCATGGCGGACGTGCCCGCGAACACGCCCGTGTACACCGGCCCGGGAGAGGCGGCCGCCGCGTCACCCCTCAACCTGCTGGTGAAGCCCAACACGGACCGCGCGCTGGCGGGCAAGGCCCCCATCTCCGAGTGGGCCTACACCCACGAGAACCAGGGGCTCTTCGAGGGCGCGGTGGACGTCTTCGGCGACGGCTCCGTCTGGGCGCTCTGGGTGCCGGGCCACACGCCGGGCAGCACCGCGTACCTCGTGCGCTCCACGAAGGGCCCCGTGCTGCTGACGGGTGACGCCAGCCACACGCGCTGGGGCTGGGAGCACGACGTGGAGCCCGGCACCTTCACGCAGGACGCCCCGCGCGGGGTGGGCAGCTTCAAGAAGCTGCGCGACTTCGCCGCCGCGCACCCGAACGTCGACGTGCGGCTGGGACACCAGCACTGA
- a CDS encoding alpha/beta hydrolase family esterase — MSRLRRGDAVVRSLLGLTLLLALSTGAPAYAGSWVRGNYVSTSGARGFQLWVPDGYQPGTPLPLVVALHGCLQNPDQFAGLTRLNAKADAERFLVLYPNQATFANPTQCWNFMLGGNQERGTGEPALVAGMVEMVKQHYAVDARRVYLGGVSAGAVLTGTLMACYSDVFAAGMIGAGAMYKAATTVSGTAFAMLFGSIYSPDDRGRDAWVCSGRPRRTVPVLVVHGTEDSVVNPINGEQAVKQFLQASDYGDDGVANDSVGSVPTATRTLRVPGGRAYTVKDYVYGGELVAQKYEIQGMDHAWPGGDASYPFADPSGPDATTFMWDFFKQHALDGP, encoded by the coding sequence ATGTCGAGGCTTCGACGTGGTGACGCGGTGGTGCGGTCGCTGTTGGGACTCACGCTGTTGCTGGCCCTCTCCACGGGAGCCCCGGCCTACGCCGGGTCATGGGTCCGTGGCAACTATGTGAGCACTTCGGGTGCGCGCGGCTTCCAGCTCTGGGTACCGGACGGATACCAACCCGGCACGCCGCTCCCCCTCGTCGTCGCCCTCCACGGCTGTCTCCAGAACCCGGACCAGTTCGCGGGGCTGACGCGGCTCAACGCGAAGGCGGACGCCGAGCGCTTCCTCGTGCTGTATCCGAACCAGGCCACGTTCGCGAACCCGACGCAGTGCTGGAACTTCATGCTCGGCGGCAACCAGGAGCGCGGCACCGGCGAGCCGGCGCTCGTCGCGGGCATGGTGGAGATGGTGAAGCAGCACTACGCCGTGGACGCGCGCCGCGTCTACCTGGGCGGGGTGTCCGCGGGCGCGGTGCTGACGGGCACGCTGATGGCCTGCTACTCGGACGTGTTCGCCGCCGGCATGATTGGCGCGGGCGCCATGTACAAGGCGGCCACCACCGTCTCCGGTACCGCCTTCGCCATGCTCTTCGGCAGCATCTACTCGCCGGATGACCGGGGGCGTGACGCGTGGGTCTGCTCGGGGCGTCCGCGCCGCACCGTGCCGGTGCTCGTCGTGCATGGCACCGAGGACAGCGTCGTCAACCCCATCAACGGCGAGCAGGCAGTGAAGCAGTTCCTGCAGGCGAGCGACTACGGCGACGACGGCGTGGCCAACGACAGCGTGGGCTCCGTGCCCACGGCCACGCGGACGCTGCGCGTGCCGGGCGGGCGCGCGTACACGGTGAAGGACTACGTGTACGGCGGCGAGCTGGTGGCGCAGAAGTACGAGATTCAGGGCATGGACCACGCGTGGCCGGGCGGTGATGCCAGCTATCCCTTCGCCGACCCCTCCGGCCCGGACGCGACCACGTTCATGTGGGACTTCTTCAAGCAGCACGCGCTCGACGGACCGTAG
- a CDS encoding alpha/beta fold hydrolase, with protein sequence MSTLQLEGFSLHYEEGGQGIPVLLLHGLGSCGVDWELVAPRLSRGWRVIAPDARGHGKSGRPPGAYGVPLFARDIAALCDALKLGAVHVVGLSMGGMMGFQLAVDRPDLVRSLVIVNSGPELVARTLRRKFDFATRLLLLRLLGPKALANVLAPRLFPKPEQEGLRRRAIATFGANDPDAYLRATRGLLGWSVMPRLKDITCPVLVLHSERDYTPRSAKQAYVDLLPSARLQVLEDSGHAAPLDQPGPLTDAVEAFLREVDRAVPGSRHAR encoded by the coding sequence ATGTCCACGCTCCAGCTCGAGGGGTTCTCCCTCCACTACGAAGAGGGAGGCCAAGGCATTCCAGTCTTGCTGCTCCATGGGCTGGGGTCCTGCGGGGTGGACTGGGAGCTGGTGGCCCCCCGCCTGTCGAGGGGGTGGCGCGTCATCGCGCCGGACGCGCGGGGTCATGGGAAGAGCGGCCGCCCTCCAGGGGCGTATGGGGTGCCGCTGTTCGCCCGGGACATCGCGGCGTTGTGTGACGCGTTGAAGCTGGGGGCGGTCCACGTGGTGGGGCTGTCGATGGGCGGGATGATGGGCTTCCAGCTCGCGGTGGACCGGCCGGACCTGGTGCGCAGCCTCGTCATCGTGAACAGCGGTCCGGAGCTGGTGGCCCGCACGCTGCGCCGCAAGTTCGACTTCGCCACCCGCCTGTTGCTGCTGCGCCTGCTGGGACCCAAGGCGCTGGCCAACGTCCTCGCGCCGCGCCTGTTCCCCAAGCCGGAGCAGGAGGGGCTGCGGCGCCGGGCCATCGCCACGTTCGGCGCCAACGACCCGGACGCCTACCTGCGCGCGACGCGCGGCCTGCTGGGGTGGAGCGTCATGCCCCGGTTGAAGGACATCACCTGTCCCGTGCTGGTGCTGCACTCGGAGCGGGACTACACGCCGCGCTCCGCCAAGCAGGCCTACGTGGACCTGCTGCCCTCCGCCCGGCTCCAGGTGCTGGAGGACTCCGGCCACGCCGCGCCGCTGGACCAGCCCGGCCCGCTCACCGACGCCGTGGAGGCCTTCCTCCGCGAGGTCGACCGCGCCGTCCCTGGCTCCCGCCACGCCCGCTGA
- a CDS encoding TetR/AcrR family transcriptional regulator gives MSHSTRSRLRAQTASLPPSSSDGTRRRILETALQLFASRGYHDTSIRDLAKALELQPSALYAHFPSKEHVLAELVRIGHEAHHQALVAALKEAGTTDPAEQVRALVRAHTRMHALHPQLALVVNEEFYALTPEMAAPALALRQQSTLLLAEVVERGISQQRFSPPHPRATAAAISAMGVRLPYWYELDSGLGVDDLADIHAELALRMLGVRGRG, from the coding sequence ATGAGCCACTCGACCCGCTCCCGCCTCCGCGCGCAGACGGCCAGCCTCCCGCCTTCCTCCTCCGATGGGACGCGGCGGCGCATCCTGGAGACCGCCCTCCAGTTGTTCGCGAGCCGCGGGTATCACGACACGTCCATCCGCGACCTGGCGAAGGCGTTGGAGCTGCAGCCCAGCGCGCTCTACGCGCACTTCCCCTCGAAGGAGCACGTGCTCGCGGAGCTGGTGCGCATCGGGCACGAGGCGCACCATCAGGCGCTGGTGGCGGCGTTGAAGGAGGCGGGGACGACGGACCCGGCGGAGCAGGTGCGCGCGCTGGTGCGGGCGCACACGCGGATGCACGCGCTGCACCCGCAGCTGGCGCTCGTGGTGAACGAGGAGTTCTACGCGCTCACGCCGGAGATGGCGGCGCCGGCGCTCGCGCTGCGCCAGCAGTCCACGCTCCTGCTGGCGGAGGTCGTCGAGCGGGGAATCTCCCAGCAGCGTTTCTCGCCCCCGCACCCTCGCGCCACCGCCGCCGCCATCTCCGCCATGGGCGTGCGGCTGCCCTACTGGTACGAGCTGGACAGCGGGCTCGGCGTGGACGACCTCGCGGACATCCACGCCGAGCTGGCCCTGCGCATGCTCGGCGTGCGCGGGCGGGGGTGA
- a CDS encoding M56 and MltD domain-containing protein, whose protein sequence is MSPLVSLYLGVAVLLPVALLGARAALGVLTWVGAPLASRQALRVGRGVLGLSLVLPLLAFAAHALAPAGPLFTFERSVASRAGLLAESSWSAEAALPVVSTARREPLRPSAAWTWVALGLGVGAVLFTGGALRRHHQLLRRLEGLPKVRGVGKVAVVLGTEGAPAFSAWFPRVGRRPSAWVVVPPALLEDAEAFRLTVLHELQHHRQRDTHLAFARLLVTGAFFWHPAAHALSRWLASLQELACDEALVSSGRAQATAYARCLLQAALRLPGAAPLPAGATGMSHPTQRRIHMLFQSRPVRAHGVTSLLAALCLILVPVAVMAQGAARGRAVTLAEAQALARASQPAGGDLSVVVDAKVVEQLNRFIGTEKGQAFMKRALTNLGTHRAALASTLKQKGLPEGLLAVAVVESAVTNMAQTDGGPSYAPGMRGAGVWMFIPDTARRYGLEVSDTKDERLDVARETQAAAALLSDLNARYADWRLVLAAYNQGDQKVDQAIAAGGTRDVTALIEAGHLNDYVATVLAGLLVVRNPHLLD, encoded by the coding sequence ATGAGCCCCCTGGTGTCGCTCTATCTCGGCGTGGCGGTGTTGTTGCCCGTGGCGCTCCTGGGGGCGCGCGCGGCGCTCGGGGTGTTGACATGGGTGGGGGCGCCGCTGGCGTCGCGTCAGGCCTTGCGCGTGGGGCGGGGTGTGCTGGGGTTGTCGCTCGTGTTGCCGCTGCTCGCGTTCGCGGCGCACGCGCTCGCTCCGGCGGGGCCGCTCTTCACCTTCGAGCGCTCGGTGGCGAGTCGCGCGGGGCTGCTCGCGGAGTCCTCGTGGAGCGCGGAGGCGGCGCTGCCGGTGGTGTCCACCGCGAGGCGCGAGCCCCTGCGTCCCTCGGCGGCGTGGACGTGGGTGGCCCTGGGGCTGGGAGTGGGCGCGGTGCTCTTCACCGGGGGGGCGCTCCGGCGGCATCACCAGTTGCTTCGGCGGCTGGAGGGATTGCCGAAGGTGCGCGGGGTGGGGAAGGTCGCGGTGGTGCTCGGGACGGAGGGAGCCCCGGCGTTCTCGGCGTGGTTTCCCCGGGTGGGGCGGCGTCCCTCGGCGTGGGTGGTGGTGCCGCCCGCGCTGCTGGAGGACGCGGAGGCCTTCCGCCTGACGGTGCTGCACGAGCTGCAGCACCACCGTCAGCGGGACACGCACCTGGCCTTCGCGCGACTGCTCGTCACGGGCGCGTTCTTCTGGCACCCCGCGGCGCACGCGCTGTCCCGGTGGCTGGCCTCGCTCCAGGAGCTGGCGTGTGACGAGGCGCTGGTGTCCAGCGGTCGGGCGCAGGCGACCGCGTACGCGCGCTGCCTCCTCCAGGCGGCGCTTCGGCTCCCGGGCGCTGCGCCCCTTCCCGCCGGTGCCACCGGCATGTCCCATCCCACGCAGAGGAGAATCCACATGCTGTTCCAGTCCCGTCCCGTTCGCGCGCATGGCGTCACGTCGCTGCTCGCCGCGCTGTGCCTCATCCTCGTCCCGGTGGCCGTCATGGCGCAGGGCGCGGCGCGGGGTCGCGCCGTGACGTTGGCGGAGGCGCAGGCCCTGGCCCGCGCGAGCCAGCCCGCGGGAGGCGACCTGTCCGTGGTGGTGGACGCGAAGGTCGTCGAGCAGCTCAATCGCTTCATCGGCACCGAGAAGGGGCAGGCCTTCATGAAGCGGGCGTTGACGAACCTGGGCACGCACCGCGCGGCGCTCGCGTCGACGCTGAAGCAGAAGGGGCTGCCCGAGGGGCTGCTCGCGGTGGCGGTGGTGGAGTCCGCGGTGACGAACATGGCGCAGACGGATGGGGGCCCCTCGTACGCGCCGGGCATGCGCGGCGCGGGCGTGTGGATGTTCATCCCCGACACGGCGCGCCGGTATGGCCTGGAGGTGAGCGACACGAAGGACGAGCGGCTGGACGTGGCGCGGGAGACGCAGGCCGCCGCGGCGCTGCTGTCCGACCTGAACGCGCGCTACGCGGACTGGCGACTGGTGCTCGCGGCCTACAACCAGGGCGACCAGAAGGTGGACCAGGCCATCGCCGCGGGCGGCACGCGGGACGTGACGGCGCTCATCGAGGCGGGGCACCTCAACGACTACGTCGCCACCGTGCTGGCCGGGCTGCTCGTCGTGCGCAACCCGCACCTGCTGGACTGA
- a CDS encoding BlaI/MecI/CopY family transcriptional regulator, giving the protein MAKNPEPEAPRPLTPVELELMHIVWRQGEVSVADVLEALPAERALAYTSVSTVLRILEQKGVVVSRKQGRGHLYSAVLPRETYEAQSLRHLVDTVFDGTPSALVARLVEAVPLAPDEVEQIRKLLKGKGGRS; this is encoded by the coding sequence ATGGCCAAGAATCCCGAGCCCGAGGCGCCCCGGCCGCTCACGCCGGTGGAGCTCGAGCTGATGCACATCGTGTGGCGGCAGGGCGAGGTGAGCGTGGCGGACGTGCTGGAGGCGCTGCCCGCCGAGCGCGCGCTGGCGTACACGTCCGTCAGCACGGTGCTGCGCATCCTCGAGCAGAAGGGCGTGGTGGTCAGCCGCAAGCAGGGGCGCGGACACCTGTATTCGGCGGTGCTGCCGCGCGAGACGTACGAGGCGCAGAGCCTGCGGCACCTGGTGGACACCGTCTTCGACGGGACGCCCTCCGCGCTGGTGGCGCGGCTGGTGGAGGCGGTGCCGCTCGCGCCCGACGAGGTGGAGCAGATCCGCAAGCTGCTCAAGGGCAAGGGGGGCCGGTCATGA
- a CDS encoding protealysin inhibitor emfourin: MRILLSQEGGLAAFPGLSRPRGVTLEELPAEQAQALQRALRDVHFETLPPVVGSGSQGADRRRYTLTVEDGERRHSVRVEEPVEDPRLRELLSQVKRATRARRERNN, translated from the coding sequence ATGCGCATCCTGCTCTCCCAGGAGGGTGGGCTGGCCGCGTTCCCCGGCCTGTCGCGCCCCCGGGGCGTGACGCTGGAGGAGCTGCCGGCCGAGCAGGCACAGGCCCTCCAGCGCGCCCTGCGCGATGTCCACTTCGAGACACTGCCGCCGGTGGTGGGCTCGGGCTCCCAGGGCGCGGACCGGCGCCGCTACACCCTCACCGTGGAGGACGGGGAGCGGCGTCACTCCGTGCGCGTGGAGGAGCCCGTGGAGGACCCGCGCCTGCGGGAGCTGCTGTCGCAGGTGAAGCGGGCCACCCGAGCGCGCCGGGAACGGAACAACTAA
- a CDS encoding M4 family metallopeptidase, producing the protein MATCRGRHIHSIHCILPPYLLRSIAQNGSPSQRVKALRTVATDSTFRALRFAGGRSATTAPIPRRVPAMVVESQRQRTVYDLKGEEAFPGTLVRSEGQAPSGDTAADEAYDGLGATYDFFWQVLGRNSVDGDGMPLQAFVHYGRDYDNAFWDGKRMVFGDGDGELFNRFTLALDVIAHELTHGVTEVEGPLWYFREAGALNESMSDVFGSLVRQHVLGQEARQADWLIGAGLFTKDVQGKALRSMKEPGSAFDDDVLGKDPQPGHMRDYVRTWEDNGGVHINSGIPNHAFYLVATRLGGFAWEKAGRIWYEAIRDPRIIPDITFVDFARITIMAATRLYGTGAESEAVQAGWEEVGIRVSRDRVSIPQWGQTAVQPGA; encoded by the coding sequence ATGGCGACATGTCGTGGCCGACACATCCATTCCATTCACTGCATCCTTCCACCGTACCTGCTGCGCTCCATCGCGCAGAACGGGTCGCCGTCGCAGCGGGTGAAGGCGCTGCGCACGGTGGCGACCGACAGCACGTTCCGGGCGCTGCGCTTCGCGGGTGGTCGGAGCGCCACCACCGCGCCCATTCCGCGCCGCGTGCCGGCCATGGTGGTGGAGTCGCAGCGCCAACGCACCGTCTACGACCTGAAGGGCGAGGAGGCCTTCCCCGGGACGCTGGTCCGCTCGGAGGGGCAGGCGCCTAGCGGCGACACGGCGGCGGACGAGGCGTACGACGGCCTGGGGGCCACGTACGACTTCTTCTGGCAGGTGCTGGGGCGCAACTCCGTCGACGGGGACGGGATGCCGTTGCAGGCCTTCGTCCACTACGGCCGGGACTACGACAACGCCTTCTGGGACGGCAAGCGCATGGTGTTCGGCGACGGGGACGGGGAGCTGTTCAACCGCTTCACCCTGGCGCTGGACGTCATCGCGCACGAGCTGACGCACGGGGTGACGGAGGTCGAGGGGCCGCTGTGGTACTTCCGCGAGGCGGGCGCGCTCAACGAGTCCATGTCCGACGTCTTCGGCTCGTTGGTGAGGCAGCACGTGCTGGGACAGGAAGCGCGGCAGGCGGACTGGCTCATTGGCGCGGGCCTCTTCACGAAGGACGTCCAGGGCAAGGCGCTGCGCTCCATGAAGGAGCCGGGGAGCGCGTTCGACGACGACGTGCTGGGCAAGGACCCGCAGCCCGGCCACATGCGCGACTACGTGCGGACGTGGGAGGACAACGGCGGGGTGCACATCAACTCCGGCATCCCCAACCACGCCTTCTACCTGGTGGCCACGCGGCTGGGCGGCTTCGCGTGGGAGAAGGCCGGGCGCATCTGGTACGAGGCGATAAGAGACCCGCGCATCATCCCGGACATCACCTTCGTCGACTTCGCGCGCATCACCATCATGGCGGCGACGCGACTGTACGGGACGGGCGCGGAGTCGGAGGCGGTGCAGGCCGGCTGGGAGGAGGTGGGCATCCGCGTGTCCAGGGACCGCGTCTCCATCCCGCAATGGGGCCAGACCGCCGTCCAGCCCGGGGCGTGA